The Cynocephalus volans isolate mCynVol1 chromosome 2, mCynVol1.pri, whole genome shotgun sequence genome window below encodes:
- the LOC134370161 gene encoding AP-3 complex subunit sigma-1, with protein MIKAILIFNNHGKPRLSKFYQPYSEDTQQQIIRETFHLVSKRDENVCNFLEGGLLIGGSDNKLIYRHYATLYFVFCVDSSESELGILDLIQVFVETLDKCFENVCELDLIFHVDKVHNILAEMVMGGMVLETNMNEIVTQIDAQNKLEKSEAGLAGAPARAVSAVKNMNLPEIPRNINIGDISIKVPNLPSFK; from the coding sequence ATGATCAAGGCGATTCTCATCTTCAACAACCACGGGAAGCCGCGGCTCTCCAAGTTCTACCAGCCCTACAGTGAAGATACACAACAGCAAATCATCAGGGAGACTTTCCATTTGGTATCTAAGAGAGATGAAAATGTTTGTAATTTCCTAGAAGGAGGATTATTAATTGGAGGATCCGACAACAAACTGATTTATAGACATTATGCAACATTATATTTTGTCTTCTGTGTGGATTCTTCAGAAAGTGAGCTTGGCATTTTAGATCTAATTCAAGTATTCGTGGAAACATTAGACAAGTGTTTTGAAAATGTCTGTGAACTGGATTTAATTTTCCATGTAGACAAGGTTCACAATATTCTTGCAGAAATGGTTATGGGGGGAATGGTATTGGAGACCAACATGAATGAGATTGTTACACAAATTGATGCACAGAATAAACTGGAGAAATCTGAGGCTGGCTTAGCAGGAGCTCCAGCCCGTGCTGTATCAGCTGTAAAGAATATGAATCTTCCTGAGATCCCAAGAAATATTAACATTGGTGACATCAGTATAAAAGTGCCAAACCTGccctcttttaaataa